One stretch of Musicola paradisiaca NCPPB 2511 DNA includes these proteins:
- a CDS encoding flavin reductase family protein — protein sequence LVSAYHDGVEDVMAAAWCCGLDFAPPKLTVVLDKATKTRELLEHDGYFVIQVPTAAQLALTNQVGSISLHDVPNKLARCGVELFHLEGVPVPLVAECSAWLWCKLISEPHNQQTYDLFIGEIVGAWADSRVFSGGHWQFEHIDPQWRSLHHVAGGHFYAIGEALDTNEKTAE from the coding sequence GTTGGTATCGGCCTATCATGACGGGGTTGAGGATGTAATGGCGGCGGCCTGGTGCTGCGGGTTGGATTTTGCTCCGCCCAAGCTGACGGTGGTGTTGGATAAAGCGACCAAAACCCGGGAACTGCTGGAGCACGACGGTTATTTTGTCATTCAGGTGCCGACGGCGGCACAGCTGGCATTGACCAATCAGGTTGGCAGCATCAGCCTGCACGATGTACCGAACAAACTGGCGCGGTGCGGCGTGGAACTGTTCCATCTCGAGGGAGTGCCTGTACCGTTGGTGGCCGAGTGTTCCGCCTGGTTATGGTGCAAACTGATATCTGAGCCTCACAACCAGCAGACTTATGATTTGTTTATCGGCGAAATTGTCGGTGCCTGGGCGGATTCCCGCGTATTCAGTGGTGGACACTGGCAGTTTGAACATATCGATCCGCAGTGGCGCAGTTTACATCATGTGGCGGGCGGACATTTTTACGCAATTGGCGAGGCGTTGGATACCAATGAAAAAACGGCCGAATAA
- a CDS encoding reverse transcriptase domain-containing protein: MLSQRTLNALSGINKASTQGYKIKKLHKIMCSNKDLWAQAYANIYSNQGAMTRGINNNTMDEMSVDRIINLIQLINSDSYKPKPCRRTHIPKDARKPNGKKRPLGIPTGDDKLIQEVMRMLLEEIYEPVFSDWSYGFRPKRSCHSALKEIRNGWKGTKWVCDVDIKGYFDNIDHDLLLKFLSKRIADNKFLALLKKFLKTGYLDNWRYFGTHSGTPQGGIISPILANVFLHELDEFMKNRISEFGTGGRRKPNPIYKRALQNRANRIKWIRQGFGASGMPADEQKIQKWKYEADELEKQLRTLSSVIMDDTEFKRMRYVRYADDFLIGVIGSKSEAKKIMKEVVDFVENELHLEISKEKSGIIDPKKGFTFLGYEIKTRRESKRVKCVVGLNTDGSKTHAVKRTITEHIHLGVPRERILKFCSLRGYGNYDGGYGNSAGRPAMMHMSDYEIIGQYNAEMRGYANYYNLAPVLYLNKLHWIWENSLYKTLAGKHRTSRTKIAQRLRQADGRYVYRENRNGKVYELEVFRLKNRSAPKHSSPDILPNTHKYSGRTELLDRMAACQCEYCGTRTGPFEVHHVRKLKDIKSGTDNWKKLMIARNRKTLVLCRTCHVNLHRGTLPDQRTFV, encoded by the coding sequence GTGCTATCACAAAGAACACTCAATGCTCTAAGTGGTATAAACAAAGCCAGTACACAAGGCTATAAGATCAAGAAGCTGCACAAAATCATGTGTAGCAATAAAGATCTTTGGGCGCAGGCCTATGCCAATATTTATTCTAATCAGGGAGCCATGACGAGAGGAATAAATAATAATACGATGGATGAAATGAGCGTGGACAGGATTATTAATCTTATTCAGCTTATAAACTCAGATTCGTATAAACCCAAACCTTGCAGGCGCACGCACATACCTAAAGATGCGCGAAAGCCGAATGGAAAGAAACGTCCATTAGGTATTCCAACTGGAGACGATAAATTAATACAGGAAGTAATGAGGATGTTACTGGAAGAAATCTATGAACCGGTTTTTAGCGACTGGAGCTATGGATTTAGACCTAAACGTTCCTGTCATTCTGCATTAAAAGAAATCAGAAACGGTTGGAAAGGAACAAAATGGGTATGTGATGTTGATATCAAAGGTTACTTCGACAACATTGACCACGACCTGCTGCTGAAATTCCTGAGTAAGCGGATCGCTGATAACAAATTTCTGGCGCTTCTCAAGAAGTTCCTGAAAACTGGCTATCTGGACAACTGGCGTTACTTTGGTACCCATAGCGGGACACCGCAAGGTGGTATTATTTCCCCTATTCTTGCCAATGTATTTCTCCATGAACTTGATGAGTTTATGAAAAATAGAATCAGCGAGTTCGGTACAGGGGGACGAAGGAAACCCAATCCCATATACAAAAGAGCGCTACAGAACCGGGCAAATCGTATTAAATGGATCAGGCAAGGCTTCGGCGCTTCAGGAATGCCTGCTGATGAGCAGAAAATCCAAAAATGGAAATACGAAGCGGATGAACTGGAGAAACAATTGCGCACGCTATCCAGTGTTATTATGGATGATACTGAATTCAAAAGAATGCGGTATGTTCGATATGCTGATGATTTTCTGATTGGTGTGATAGGAAGTAAAAGTGAGGCAAAAAAGATAATGAAAGAGGTTGTCGATTTTGTTGAAAATGAACTTCATCTGGAAATATCAAAAGAAAAATCCGGCATTATTGACCCAAAGAAAGGATTCACTTTTCTCGGTTATGAAATTAAAACACGCCGTGAAAGCAAACGGGTCAAATGTGTTGTAGGGCTTAATACAGATGGAAGTAAAACTCATGCGGTAAAACGTACGATAACGGAACATATCCATCTGGGCGTACCGAGGGAAAGAATCCTGAAATTCTGCTCTCTACGTGGCTATGGGAATTACGATGGCGGATATGGTAACAGCGCTGGTCGGCCAGCAATGATGCACATGTCTGACTATGAAATCATTGGTCAGTACAACGCCGAAATGCGCGGCTACGCTAATTACTACAATCTCGCGCCCGTTCTCTATCTCAATAAATTGCATTGGATATGGGAAAATAGTCTTTATAAGACGCTGGCAGGTAAACATCGGACGTCACGCACCAAAATCGCACAGCGATTAAGGCAAGCGGATGGCAGGTATGTTTATCGGGAAAATCGTAATGGAAAGGTATATGAGTTGGAGGTATTTAGACTCAAAAACAGAAGTGCGCCGAAACACAGTTCACCGGATATATTGCCAAATACGCATAAATATTCTGGCAGAACTGAATTGCTGGACAGGATGGCCGCATGCCAATGTGAATATTGCGGTACCAGAACCGGTCCTTTTGAAGTCCACCATGTGAGGAAACTTAAGGATATTAAGTCAGGTACAGATAACTGGAAGAAACTGATGATTGCCCGTAATAGGAAAACATTAGTGCTCTGCCGGACATGTCACGTCAATCTTCACCGAGGAACACTGCCAGACCAAAGAACCTTTGTTTGA
- a CDS encoding single-stranded DNA-binding protein, translated as MASRGVNKVILLGHLGQDPEVRYMPNGGAVANITLATSESWRDKQTGEQKEKTEWHRVVLFGKLAEVAGEYLRKGSQVYIEGQLQTRKWQDQSGQDRYTTEIVVNVGGTMQMIGGRAGGAAPAGGGMGNNNTGGNPQQGGWGQPQQPAASFSGGAQAPRPQSAPMPGNEPPMDFDDDIPF; from the coding sequence ATGGCCAGCAGAGGCGTAAACAAAGTCATACTTCTCGGGCACCTGGGGCAGGATCCCGAAGTCCGCTATATGCCGAACGGTGGTGCGGTTGCCAACATTACGCTGGCCACGTCTGAATCCTGGCGTGACAAGCAGACCGGCGAGCAGAAAGAAAAGACCGAATGGCACCGCGTCGTGCTGTTTGGCAAGTTAGCCGAAGTGGCGGGCGAATACCTGCGCAAAGGCTCTCAGGTTTATATCGAAGGCCAGTTGCAGACCCGTAAATGGCAGGATCAGTCCGGCCAGGATCGCTACACGACGGAAATCGTGGTCAACGTAGGCGGCACCATGCAGATGATCGGCGGTCGCGCCGGCGGTGCCGCGCCGGCTGGCGGCGGTATGGGTAACAATAATACTGGCGGCAACCCGCAGCAGGGCGGCTGGGGCCAGCCGCAACAGCCCGCAGCCTCTTTCAGCGGCGGTGCACAGGCGCCCCGTCCGCAAAGCGCCCCAATGCCGGGCAACGAGCCGCCGATGGACTTCGACGACGACATTCCGTTCTAA
- the uvrA gene encoding excinuclease ABC subunit UvrA, whose protein sequence is MDKIEIRGARTHNLKNINLIIPRDKLIVVTGLSGSGKSSLAFDTLYAEGQRRYVESLSAYARQFLSLMEKPDVDHIEGLSPAISIEQKSTSHNPRSTVGTITEIHDYLRLLFARVGEPRCPEHDIPLDAQTVSQMVDSVLSQPEGKRLMLLAPIVKERKGEHTKTLENLATQGYIRARIDGEVCDLSDPPKLELQKKHTIEVVIDRFKVRNDLAQRLAESFETALELSGGTAIVADMDDDSVPELLFSANFACPVCGYSMHELEPRLFSFNNPAGACPSCDGLGVQQFFDPARVIQNGELSLAGGAIRGWDRRNFYYFQMLRSLAEHYEFDVEAPYDSLSPATQKVILYGSGKENVEFKYINDRGDTSVRRHPFEGVLNNMERRYKETESAAVREELAKFISNRPCASCHGTRLREEARHVFVEQTTLPQIADMSIGHALAFFGNMTLSGQRAKIAEKVLKEIGDRLRFLVNVGLNYLSLSRSAETLSGGEAQRIRLASQIGAGLVGVMYVLDEPSIGLHQRDNERLLDTLIHLRDLGNTVIVVEHDEDAIRAADHIIDIGPGAGVHGGQVIAEGTAAQIMAEPASLTGQFLSGQRKIDIPPQRIPADPTKVLKLIGARGNNLKDVTLTLPVGLFTCITGVSGSGKSTLINDTLFPIAQRQLNGGELNEPAPYREIQGLEYFDKVIDIDQSPIGRTPRSNPATYTGVFTPIRELFAGVPEARSRGYNPGRFSFNVRGGRCEACQGDGVIKVEMHFLPDIYVPCDQCKGKRYNRETLEIKYKGKSIHEVLEMTIEEAREFFDAIPALARKLQTLIDVGLSYIRLGQSATTLSGGEAQRVKLARELSKRGTGQTLYILDEPTTGLHFADIQQLLAVLHQLRDQGNTIVVIEHNLDVIKTADWIVDLGPEGGSGGGEILVSGTPETVAQCEKSHTARFLKPILERG, encoded by the coding sequence ATGGATAAGATCGAAATTCGTGGTGCCCGTACCCATAATCTTAAAAATATCAACCTGATCATTCCTCGCGACAAACTGATTGTCGTGACCGGGCTATCCGGCTCCGGCAAGTCGTCGCTGGCGTTTGATACGCTTTATGCCGAAGGGCAACGGCGCTATGTGGAGTCGCTGTCCGCCTACGCCCGCCAGTTTCTGTCGCTGATGGAAAAGCCGGACGTCGACCATATCGAAGGGCTGTCGCCCGCCATCTCCATCGAGCAAAAGTCCACCTCGCACAACCCGCGTTCCACCGTCGGAACCATTACCGAAATTCACGATTATCTGCGTCTGCTGTTCGCCCGCGTGGGGGAGCCGCGTTGCCCGGAACATGACATTCCGCTGGATGCCCAGACGGTCAGCCAGATGGTGGATAGCGTGCTGTCGCAACCGGAAGGCAAACGCCTGATGCTGCTGGCGCCAATCGTGAAAGAGCGTAAGGGCGAGCACACCAAAACGCTGGAAAACCTGGCGACGCAGGGCTATATCCGCGCCCGTATCGACGGCGAGGTGTGCGATCTGTCCGACCCGCCTAAACTCGAGCTGCAAAAGAAACACACGATCGAAGTGGTGATTGATCGTTTCAAAGTCCGCAACGATCTGGCTCAGCGCCTGGCCGAATCGTTCGAGACCGCGTTGGAACTGTCCGGCGGTACGGCGATTGTGGCCGACATGGACGACGATTCCGTACCGGAATTGCTGTTTTCCGCCAATTTCGCCTGCCCGGTGTGCGGCTACAGCATGCATGAACTTGAGCCTCGTCTGTTTTCGTTCAACAACCCGGCAGGGGCTTGCCCCAGCTGCGACGGGCTGGGTGTGCAGCAGTTCTTCGACCCGGCGCGAGTGATTCAGAATGGCGAACTGTCGCTGGCGGGAGGCGCTATTCGCGGCTGGGATCGCCGTAATTTCTATTATTTTCAGATGCTGCGCTCGCTGGCGGAGCATTACGAGTTTGACGTGGAAGCACCATACGACAGCCTCAGCCCGGCGACCCAGAAGGTGATCTTGTACGGTTCCGGCAAGGAAAACGTTGAGTTCAAGTACATCAACGATCGCGGCGATACTTCGGTGCGCCGTCATCCGTTTGAAGGGGTGCTGAACAATATGGAGCGCCGCTACAAGGAAACCGAGTCCGCCGCGGTGCGCGAAGAACTGGCGAAATTTATCAGTAATCGTCCGTGCGCCAGCTGTCACGGTACCCGTCTGCGCGAGGAAGCACGCCATGTGTTCGTTGAACAGACCACATTGCCGCAGATTGCCGATATGAGCATCGGCCACGCGCTGGCGTTTTTCGGCAATATGACGCTGAGCGGGCAACGGGCGAAAATTGCGGAAAAAGTGCTGAAAGAGATTGGCGATCGTCTGCGGTTCCTGGTGAACGTCGGCCTGAACTATCTGTCGTTGTCCCGCTCGGCGGAGACTCTGTCCGGCGGCGAAGCGCAGCGTATTCGTCTGGCCAGCCAGATCGGCGCCGGGTTGGTCGGTGTCATGTATGTGCTGGACGAACCGTCCATCGGCCTGCACCAGCGCGATAACGAACGCCTGTTGGATACCCTGATCCACTTGCGGGATCTCGGCAATACGGTGATTGTGGTGGAGCACGACGAAGACGCGATTCGCGCCGCCGATCACATCATCGATATCGGCCCTGGCGCCGGGGTGCACGGCGGTCAGGTGATTGCAGAGGGCACTGCGGCACAGATTATGGCAGAACCTGCATCGTTGACCGGGCAGTTTCTCAGCGGCCAACGCAAAATCGATATTCCGCCGCAACGCATCCCGGCGGATCCGACCAAAGTGCTGAAACTGATTGGCGCACGCGGCAACAATCTGAAGGACGTGACCCTAACGCTGCCGGTCGGTTTGTTCACCTGTATTACCGGGGTCTCCGGTTCGGGAAAATCCACGCTGATCAACGATACGCTGTTCCCGATTGCCCAGCGGCAGCTTAACGGCGGCGAATTGAACGAACCGGCGCCGTACCGGGAAATTCAGGGGCTGGAGTATTTCGACAAGGTTATCGATATCGATCAAAGCCCGATCGGCCGCACTCCGCGCTCTAATCCGGCCACTTATACCGGCGTCTTCACCCCGATTCGTGAACTGTTCGCCGGGGTGCCGGAAGCGCGCAGTCGCGGTTACAACCCCGGTCGTTTCAGCTTCAACGTGCGCGGTGGCCGTTGTGAAGCTTGTCAGGGCGACGGCGTGATTAAGGTAGAAATGCACTTTCTGCCGGATATTTACGTTCCCTGCGACCAGTGCAAAGGCAAACGCTATAACCGCGAAACGCTGGAGATTAAATACAAGGGCAAAAGCATCCATGAAGTGCTGGAGATGACGATCGAAGAAGCCCGTGAATTCTTCGACGCCATTCCGGCGCTGGCGCGTAAGTTGCAAACGCTGATCGACGTCGGTTTGTCTTATATCCGCCTGGGGCAGTCGGCGACGACGTTGTCCGGCGGCGAAGCCCAGCGTGTGAAGCTGGCGCGCGAGTTGTCGAAACGCGGTACCGGCCAGACGCTCTATATTCTGGATGAACCCACCACCGGCCTGCATTTCGCCGATATTCAGCAACTGTTGGCGGTGCTGCACCAGCTGCGTGATCAGGGCAACACGATTGTGGTGATTGAGCACAACCTCGACGTGATTAAAACCGCGGATTGGATTGTCGATTTGGGGCCGGAAGGCGGTAGCGGCGGCGGTGAGATACTGGTATCCGGTACGCCGGAAACGGTGGCGCAGTGCGAGAAATCCCATACCGCGCGTTTCCTGAAACCCATTCTGGAGCGCGGTTAA
- a CDS encoding secondary thiamine-phosphate synthase enzyme YjbQ, producing the protein MWKQYDIRLKPKARGFHLITDEVLAQVPDLRLVRVGLLHVFLRHTSASLTLNENADPTVRQDFDSFFNRLVPEDEPYYRHTYEGSDDMPAHLKSSLLGNNLSLPVRDGRLHIGTWQGIYLCEHRNHGGSRTLVATLQGDAD; encoded by the coding sequence ATGTGGAAGCAATACGACATCCGGCTGAAACCCAAAGCCAGGGGATTTCACCTGATTACCGATGAAGTGCTGGCGCAGGTGCCTGATTTGCGGCTGGTTCGCGTCGGGTTGCTGCATGTGTTTCTCCGCCATACCTCGGCGTCTTTGACACTGAATGAAAACGCCGATCCGACCGTCCGGCAGGACTTCGACAGCTTTTTCAATCGGCTGGTGCCGGAAGACGAGCCCTATTATCGTCATACCTATGAAGGTAGCGACGATATGCCCGCACATCTGAAAAGCAGCCTGTTGGGGAATAATCTGAGCCTGCCGGTTCGCGATGGACGTCTGCATATCGGTACCTGGCAGGGCATTTATCTGTGCGAACACCGTAACCACGGCGGTAGCCGAACGCTGGTGGCGACATTACAAGGGGATGCCGACTGA
- a CDS encoding sensor domain-containing diguanylate cyclase, giving the protein MDLNYSNKLASTVDNFINTSIEQLTYSAGLIEHDVHYGNISSLEKNTQKIHRISNRFNSVVVVNHDGVILATSPPELNLAGIRLTSSASKTALESKQPFVSPPYTSIVGNYLIFISVPIYSNSGDYLGYIGGTIYLNNRYIINNFMSTQFSNEGHNTYVIDREGVIIYHYDTARVGGKFDDINLLDNTFQQDKGNFMMLDEQNILSPAGFARSKSTGWLIITQQSFHSLKESLNSVMLSVLKTGLPLVLLTLLLLTVLAVYISRPLRQLAKSASTMEDFNVISKIRAVNSWYQEAEQLKRVLLIGTVLLHKRIGRLSSEAHTDPLNRRGMQESMEELRNEYKKIAVIAVDIDHFKQINDTFGHDTGDDVIRKLSQLFRQNFRKTDLICRIGGEEFLILLPGADIHIATIIAERLRNNVANASYLPNAHPVTISIGVTTFNPQTSPLDKAIKIADNALYKAKKGGRNKVMVSFAKEIS; this is encoded by the coding sequence GTGGATCTTAACTATTCCAACAAACTCGCCTCCACCGTCGATAATTTTATCAACACATCAATAGAGCAGCTCACCTACAGCGCCGGTCTGATAGAACATGATGTTCATTATGGAAACATTTCGTCATTAGAAAAAAATACCCAGAAAATTCATAGAATAAGCAACCGCTTTAACTCTGTTGTGGTCGTCAATCATGATGGGGTCATTCTGGCTACTTCCCCCCCTGAACTGAACCTGGCCGGGATCAGGCTGACGTCATCAGCCAGTAAAACCGCGCTGGAAAGCAAACAACCCTTCGTGAGCCCGCCTTACACCTCCATCGTCGGTAATTACCTTATTTTTATTTCGGTACCGATATATAGCAACAGCGGAGATTATTTAGGATATATCGGTGGGACTATTTACCTCAATAATCGTTACATCATTAATAATTTCATGAGCACGCAGTTCAGTAATGAGGGGCATAACACTTACGTCATTGATAGAGAAGGCGTCATTATTTATCACTATGATACAGCCCGGGTTGGAGGGAAGTTTGACGATATCAATCTATTGGATAACACCTTCCAACAGGATAAAGGGAATTTCATGATGCTCGACGAGCAAAATATCCTTTCTCCTGCCGGATTCGCCCGTTCAAAAAGTACCGGCTGGCTCATCATCACTCAACAATCTTTTCATTCGCTAAAAGAATCATTAAACAGCGTGATGCTTAGCGTATTAAAAACGGGTTTACCACTCGTTTTACTCACACTATTACTCTTAACCGTCCTGGCTGTTTATATTTCCCGTCCGTTACGCCAATTAGCAAAATCAGCCAGCACCATGGAGGATTTTAACGTTATCAGTAAGATTCGCGCCGTGAACTCATGGTATCAGGAAGCAGAACAGTTAAAGCGAGTGCTGTTGATTGGGACGGTTCTGCTGCATAAGCGGATAGGCCGGTTAAGCTCAGAAGCGCATACCGACCCGTTAAACCGCCGCGGCATGCAGGAGAGCATGGAGGAGCTGCGTAACGAATATAAAAAGATTGCGGTCATTGCCGTCGATATCGACCATTTTAAGCAGATAAATGATACGTTTGGGCACGACACCGGTGATGATGTCATTCGCAAACTCAGCCAGTTATTTCGGCAAAACTTCCGAAAGACTGACCTTATCTGCCGAATCGGCGGGGAAGAGTTTTTGATCCTGTTACCTGGCGCAGATATCCATATCGCCACCATCATCGCGGAACGATTGCGAAACAACGTAGCCAACGCATCCTATTTACCCAATGCCCACCCGGTCACAATCTCCATCGGCGTAACCACATTTAACCCGCAAACATCCCCGTTGGATAAGGCCATCAAGATCGCCGATAACGCACTGTACAAGGCTAAAAAAGGCGGCCGCAACAAAGTCATGGTGTCGTTTGCCAAAGAGATATCCTGA
- a CDS encoding methyl-accepting chemotaxis protein, whose translation MRLSDWRIGYRLGAGFSTLAIMLCVVGVLSMMKLSSFHENTKDIVKEIYPQTVDANDLINNVNEGVRVFQSLLLVNGDDKISAVINQIPPISKEISRLLDKLEKAADAQNDNQAKQILGDIHHVRELFLASGQRMISLIKTNKWEEALSEFTDRLGPIQRDYSKALRQLVEHQNQKMVNTVDAMTVSYNSIRLVLLGMLGGGFVFGAWIAWAITRSVTSPINQALQVADRVAKGDLTSRIDTRRKDETGRLLQALNHMNDSLRQIVGQVRDGAEAISSAASQIAAGNQDLSSRTEEQASSLEQTASSMEELASTIKNTAENTQQATSIADRASTSAKHSGEVMSAVTHKMRGIRDASQRMAEIISVIDGIAFQTNILALNAAVEAARAGEQGRGFAVVAGEVRSLAQRSATAAKEIKELIDDSVSKIQEGMQLVDTAEETMAGLSGYVHDVHSIINEISQASHEQSDGINQVNLAVGQIDATTQQNAALVEESASAAVSLQSQAAMLSEAVSAFHLMEQSEKRQPQTYQPAPQVLLATPSASFREKRASASDANDWTSF comes from the coding sequence ATGCGATTATCTGACTGGCGGATTGGTTATCGATTAGGGGCTGGATTTTCCACCCTGGCGATTATGCTGTGTGTTGTTGGTGTGCTTTCCATGATGAAGCTGTCCAGCTTTCATGAGAATACCAAAGATATAGTAAAGGAGATTTATCCCCAAACGGTGGATGCCAATGATCTTATCAATAACGTCAATGAAGGCGTGCGGGTGTTCCAGAGTTTGTTGTTGGTGAATGGTGACGACAAGATCAGTGCCGTTATTAATCAGATACCACCTATTTCCAAAGAAATCAGTCGCTTGCTTGATAAACTGGAAAAAGCGGCCGACGCCCAGAACGATAACCAGGCGAAGCAGATCCTCGGGGATATTCACCACGTTCGAGAGTTATTTCTGGCGTCTGGGCAACGCATGATATCGCTGATAAAAACCAACAAATGGGAGGAGGCGTTGAGTGAGTTTACCGATCGTCTCGGCCCGATTCAGCGGGATTACAGCAAGGCGCTGCGTCAATTGGTTGAGCATCAGAACCAGAAAATGGTGAACACGGTCGATGCGATGACTGTGTCTTACAACAGTATCCGTCTGGTGTTGCTGGGTATGTTGGGCGGGGGATTTGTGTTTGGCGCGTGGATCGCCTGGGCGATAACCCGCAGCGTGACGTCTCCGATTAATCAGGCATTGCAGGTGGCGGATCGGGTGGCGAAAGGGGATTTAACCTCTCGTATCGATACCCGCCGCAAGGATGAAACCGGGCGGCTGTTACAGGCGCTTAATCATATGAATGACAGCCTGCGTCAGATCGTCGGCCAGGTTCGTGACGGCGCCGAGGCTATTTCCTCCGCAGCGTCGCAGATTGCGGCGGGTAATCAGGATTTGTCATCCCGTACGGAAGAGCAGGCCAGCTCGCTGGAACAGACGGCGTCTTCAATGGAGGAACTGGCCTCCACCATCAAAAACACGGCGGAAAACACTCAACAGGCGACGTCTATTGCCGATCGAGCGTCGACATCCGCGAAGCACAGCGGTGAAGTGATGTCGGCTGTAACCCACAAAATGCGGGGGATCCGCGATGCATCGCAGCGTATGGCGGAGATTATCAGCGTGATTGATGGGATCGCGTTTCAGACCAATATTCTGGCGTTGAATGCGGCGGTGGAAGCGGCGCGTGCCGGCGAACAGGGGCGTGGTTTCGCCGTGGTCGCTGGCGAGGTGCGCTCGCTGGCGCAGCGTAGCGCGACCGCCGCCAAAGAGATTAAAGAATTGATTGACGACTCCGTCAGCAAGATTCAGGAAGGGATGCAGTTGGTCGATACCGCAGAAGAGACGATGGCAGGGCTCTCCGGTTATGTGCATGATGTACATAGTATTATTAACGAGATTTCTCAGGCCAGCCACGAACAAAGTGATGGCATCAACCAGGTCAATCTGGCCGTCGGGCAGATTGACGCCACCACGCAGCAAAACGCCGCGCTGGTGGAGGAATCGGCATCGGCTGCAGTTTCCCTCCAATCGCAGGCAGCGATGTTGTCGGAGGCGGTCAGCGCATTTCACTTGATGGAACAAAGCGAGAAACGCCAGCCGCAGACGTATCAGCCAGCGCCGCAGGTATTATTGGCGACGCCGTCGGCGTCGTTCAGGGAAAAACGTGCATCTGCATCAGATGCCAACGACTGGACGTCGTTCTAA
- the cas6f gene encoding type I-F CRISPR-associated endoribonuclease Cas6/Csy4, which produces MDHYIEIRVLPDLEFSAVQLLSALFAKLHRALGQRATGAIGVSFPDVDKTLGERLRLHGSVQELAALEQTGWLKGLRDYTAITEPLPVPAGAKHRTVRRVQVKSSAERLRRRAVSKGRMTEDEAATRIPYAVEKRSSLPYLPLRSLSSGQTFLLFVEHGPLQDKPVAGAFSSYGLSATTTIPWF; this is translated from the coding sequence ATGGATCACTATATCGAGATTCGGGTGTTGCCCGATCTGGAGTTCAGCGCGGTGCAGTTGCTAAGCGCGCTGTTCGCCAAGCTGCACCGGGCGCTGGGGCAGCGGGCGACGGGCGCCATCGGGGTGAGTTTCCCAGATGTAGACAAAACGTTGGGGGAACGGCTGCGGCTGCATGGCAGCGTACAGGAGTTGGCGGCGCTGGAACAAACCGGCTGGCTGAAAGGGCTGCGCGACTATACCGCCATCACCGAACCGCTACCGGTGCCTGCGGGGGCGAAACACCGCACCGTGCGCCGGGTGCAGGTAAAAAGCAGCGCCGAACGCCTGCGCCGCCGCGCGGTGAGCAAGGGCCGGATGACGGAGGATGAGGCCGCTACTCGCATTCCCTATGCGGTAGAAAAACGCAGTTCGCTGCCATATCTGCCGCTGCGCAGCCTTTCCAGCGGACAAACGTTTTTATTGTTTGTTGAGCACGGCCCGTTGCAGGACAAACCGGTCGCCGGAGCGTTCTCCAGCTACGGGTTAAGCGCTACCACCACCATCCCGTGGTTTTGA